In the genome of Actinomycetota bacterium, the window CCGGCGCTGGCGATCGGCGTGCTGCTCGCTGCGCTCGGTGCAGCGCTTCTGGCGGCGGTCGGATTCGGGGCGGTCTCGGTTCCACCTGCCGATGTGCTCGCTGCGATTGGGCGGGCACTCTCCGGTGTGGCCGGGCCCGTGTCCGACAACGTCATCCTCGGCATACGGCTGCCCCGGGCGGTGCTGGCCGCGCTCGTCGGAGCCAGCCTCGCGACTGCGGGCGTGATCTATCAGGCGCTCTTCAGGAATCCGCTCGCCGACCCCTACATCCTGGGCGTCTCAAGCGGCGCGGGTTTGGGCGCGATGACGGTCATCGTGGGGACCGCCGGCGTGACCGGGCTGCGATACCTGGGAGTCCCGGCGGGCGCGTTTCTCGGCGCGTTGCTGACGGTCGTGCTGGTCGTGCGACTCGCATCGATGCGAGGACGCCTCG includes:
- a CDS encoding iron ABC transporter permease, with translation MTARVRPQAAEEQLEAARVSPALAIGVLLAALGAALLAAVGFGAVSVPPADVLAAIGRALSGVAGPVSDNVILGIRLPRAVLAALVGASLATAGVIYQALFRNPLADPYILGVSSGAGLGAMTVIVGTAGVTGLRYLGVPAGAFLGALLTVVLVVRLASMRGRLEVTSLLLAGVAISYTLAAVTSFMMVFAKESMATIVFWMMGGLSGASWQYVVTL